In the Xiamenia xianingshaonis genome, one interval contains:
- a CDS encoding glycogen/starch/alpha-glucan phosphorylase, producing the protein MSDDIRNNPPEAGLAERAAETRSRIEEKVRKQFAIPIDEATPEQVYEAVGLCVRDDIMDSWITWRTSTQRSGAKCVIYLSAEFLIGRLLTNNLINLGKYECYEMALRELGYDMATIEEVESDPALGNGGLGRLAACFMDSLATLGLPSMGYGIRYEYGFFRQEIRDGRQVEIPDNWAFGGAVWETARTDRTYEVRFGGTVEENWNSDGNLRVEYRDYQSVIAKPYDMPVVGYRSPYTGTLRLWSAVAPKQLDLVQFNRGDYESASADRELAESISKVLYPEDSHPRGKELRLRQQYFLVSATMQQIVDSHRRRNGDLRKLPDAVVVQINDTHPTLAIPELIRILIDNEGFSWEEAVEIAERTFNYTNHTLLPEALECWPAPLMRSLLPRIYRIIETIDARLRDRIWQTNPGDADLISRLAIIHDGKVRMANLCVLMSTKVNGVSQLHGKLLKTRLFRDFYVTQPEKFLGITNGITQRRWLAVANPRLNSLINDTIGEGFMRDWTKLEELVPYAEDASFRQKFDEVKRENKRDFATWLERTHGISIDPESFMDVQAKRLHEYKRQLLKAVHILSIYDGLVSGRITDMPKVSFVFAAKAAPGYVRAKDTIRLINAISRLVAGNERTRDAMSVVFVPNYDVSTAQVLMPATDLSEQISTAGFEASGTGNMKFMLNGALTIGTMDGANIEMAEEVGEENMFIFGARVEEIDRMKADHSYRPREVAQADGRLQKALEHLVDGSLPTSDNSRFEDLYHSLMDSDPYFALYDFDAYDKAFWEALRVYGDRDEWLRRAVLNTARSGYFSSDRTINEYNEAVWHLTPIDDAARFDEA; encoded by the coding sequence ATGAGTGACGATATTCGAAACAACCCGCCTGAGGCGGGCCTTGCCGAACGTGCGGCTGAAACGCGCAGCCGCATCGAAGAGAAGGTGCGCAAGCAGTTCGCGATTCCCATTGACGAAGCCACGCCGGAGCAGGTCTACGAGGCCGTGGGCCTGTGCGTGCGCGACGACATCATGGACTCGTGGATCACGTGGCGCACGTCGACCCAACGTTCGGGCGCCAAGTGCGTGATCTATCTGTCGGCGGAGTTCCTGATCGGGCGCCTGCTGACGAACAACCTCATCAACCTGGGGAAATACGAGTGCTACGAGATGGCTCTGCGCGAGCTGGGCTACGACATGGCGACCATCGAGGAAGTCGAGAGCGACCCGGCGCTCGGCAACGGCGGCCTGGGGCGCCTGGCGGCGTGCTTCATGGACAGCCTGGCCACGCTGGGGCTGCCGTCCATGGGCTACGGCATCCGCTACGAATACGGCTTCTTCCGCCAGGAAATCCGCGACGGGCGCCAGGTGGAAATTCCCGACAACTGGGCGTTTGGCGGCGCCGTGTGGGAAACGGCCCGCACCGACCGCACCTACGAGGTGCGCTTCGGCGGCACGGTGGAGGAAAACTGGAACTCGGACGGCAATTTGCGCGTGGAGTACCGCGATTACCAGTCCGTCATCGCCAAGCCCTACGACATGCCGGTCGTCGGGTACCGCTCGCCGTATACCGGCACGCTGCGCTTGTGGTCTGCCGTGGCTCCCAAGCAGCTTGACCTGGTGCAGTTCAACCGCGGCGACTATGAGAGCGCTTCGGCCGACCGCGAGCTGGCCGAGTCCATCTCCAAGGTGCTCTACCCCGAAGACAGCCATCCGCGCGGCAAAGAGCTGCGCCTGCGCCAGCAGTACTTCTTGGTGTCGGCCACCATGCAGCAGATCGTCGATTCGCATCGGCGCCGCAACGGCGACCTTCGCAAGCTGCCGGACGCCGTCGTCGTGCAGATCAACGACACGCACCCCACGCTTGCCATCCCCGAGCTCATCCGCATCCTCATCGACAACGAGGGCTTTTCGTGGGAAGAGGCCGTGGAGATCGCCGAGCGCACGTTCAACTACACGAACCACACGCTGCTGCCCGAGGCGCTTGAATGCTGGCCGGCGCCGCTCATGCGATCGCTGCTGCCGCGCATCTACCGCATCATTGAAACCATCGACGCCCGCCTGCGCGACCGCATCTGGCAGACGAATCCGGGCGACGCCGACCTCATTTCGCGCCTGGCGATCATCCACGACGGCAAGGTTCGTATGGCAAATTTGTGCGTGCTGATGAGCACAAAGGTCAACGGCGTGTCGCAGCTGCACGGAAAATTGCTGAAAACCCGCCTGTTTCGCGACTTCTACGTGACGCAGCCCGAGAAGTTTTTGGGCATCACGAACGGCATCACGCAGCGCCGCTGGCTGGCCGTGGCGAACCCGCGCCTGAACAGCCTGATCAACGACACCATCGGCGAGGGCTTCATGCGCGACTGGACGAAGCTTGAAGAGCTGGTGCCCTATGCCGAAGACGCGTCGTTCCGCCAGAAGTTCGACGAGGTCAAGCGCGAAAACAAGCGCGACTTCGCCACGTGGCTCGAACGCACGCATGGCATCAGCATCGATCCGGAGTCGTTCATGGACGTGCAGGCCAAGCGCTTGCACGAGTACAAGCGCCAGCTGCTGAAGGCCGTGCACATCTTGAGCATCTACGACGGGCTGGTGAGCGGGCGCATCACCGACATGCCGAAGGTGTCGTTCGTGTTCGCGGCGAAGGCGGCGCCGGGCTATGTTCGGGCGAAGGACACCATTCGCCTCATCAACGCCATCAGCCGGCTGGTGGCGGGCAACGAGCGCACGCGCGATGCCATGTCGGTCGTGTTCGTGCCGAACTACGACGTCAGCACGGCGCAGGTGCTCATGCCGGCGACCGACCTGTCCGAGCAGATTTCCACGGCGGGCTTTGAGGCGTCGGGCACGGGCAACATGAAGTTCATGCTCAACGGCGCTTTGACCATCGGCACGATGGACGGCGCGAACATCGAAATGGCCGAAGAGGTGGGCGAAGAGAACATGTTCATCTTCGGCGCCCGCGTGGAGGAGATCGACCGCATGAAGGCCGATCACTCCTACCGTCCGCGCGAGGTGGCCCAGGCCGACGGACGCCTGCAGAAGGCGTTGGAACATTTGGTCGACGGCAGCCTTCCGACCTCGGACAACAGCCGTTTCGAGGACTTGTACCATTCGCTGATGGACAGCGATCCGTATTTCGCGCTGTACGATTTCGATGCCTACGACAAGGCGTTTTGGGAGGCGCTGCGCGTCTATGGCGACCGCGACGAGTGGTTGCGCCGGGCGGTGCTGAACACGGCGCGTTCGGGGTATTTCAGCTCCGACCGCACCATCAACGAATACAACGAGGCGGTGTGGCATCTGACGCCGATCGACGATGCCGCCCGCTTTGACGAAGCATAA